The following are encoded in a window of Kitasatospora sp. NBC_01250 genomic DNA:
- a CDS encoding LysR family transcriptional regulator produces the protein MDISSTGLRVLRQIAESGSFTAAATRLGYTQSAVSRQAASLERSAGTALFERRPDGVRLTPAGLTLLRHARTILDCLTEAERDLTGAVPRTELVRLGLFLSAGAAILPPSLARLAATDPQITVTTSEGTTPALVRALRAGSIDLAVLTSRPPHRPLDGESPRLHVETVVDTELVVAVPSTGEFAGRTAVHVDELVDAPWIATPASNSEPLLGVWPGLPGRPRIVHSARDWLTKLQLVAGGFGVTTVPTRLSPVLPPGVSLLHVEGAAPEIRRVLVARLPGRPAPAITAVTRAIVSSA, from the coding sequence ATGGACATCTCCAGCACAGGCCTGCGGGTCCTGCGGCAGATCGCCGAGTCCGGCAGCTTCACCGCGGCGGCCACCCGGCTCGGCTACACCCAGTCGGCGGTCTCACGCCAGGCCGCCTCCCTCGAACGAAGCGCGGGCACCGCCCTGTTCGAGCGCCGCCCCGACGGTGTGCGGCTCACCCCCGCGGGTCTGACCCTGCTGCGCCACGCCCGCACGATCCTGGACTGCCTGACGGAGGCCGAGCGCGACCTCACCGGCGCCGTCCCGCGGACCGAACTGGTGCGGCTCGGACTGTTCCTTAGCGCGGGCGCGGCCATCCTGCCTCCCTCGCTCGCCCGCCTTGCGGCGACCGACCCGCAGATCACGGTCACGACCAGCGAGGGCACCACGCCCGCCCTGGTCCGGGCGCTTCGCGCGGGTTCGATCGACCTCGCCGTCCTGACGTCCCGCCCGCCCCACCGGCCCCTGGACGGCGAGTCGCCGCGCCTGCACGTCGAGACCGTGGTGGACACCGAACTCGTCGTGGCGGTGCCTTCGACCGGAGAGTTCGCCGGCCGCACCGCGGTGCACGTCGACGAACTGGTCGACGCGCCGTGGATCGCCACCCCGGCGTCGAACTCCGAGCCGCTGCTCGGCGTCTGGCCCGGCCTGCCCGGACGGCCGCGCATCGTCCACAGTGCGCGTGACTGGCTGACGAAGCTTCAGCTGGTCGCCGGCGGCTTCGGGGTGACAACGGTGCCCACCCGGCTCTCGCCGGTGCTGCCGCCCGGGGTGAGCCTGCTGCACGTCGAAGGCGCAGCTCCCGAGATCCGCCGGGTTCTGGTGGCACGGCTCCCCGGCCGCCCGGCCCCGGCGATCACCGCCGTCACCCGGGCAATCGTCTCGTCCGCCTGA
- a CDS encoding AfsR/SARP family transcriptional regulator yields MHFSLLGPLTVQDSAGLALPLSSPKARLLLAMLLLQPNEAVSRDRLVAALWGEDPPATASTALNNQVVQVRRVLAAACAPGEPSRLRTAAPGYLLEVREGELDAEVFTRRLDTAGAAAADGDWARAGAEAAAALALWRGTPLVDLPTLADASTARIHELTLSHQQALEWHFEAELQLGRHQGLIPELTRAAAEHPLREAFHRQLMLALHRSARTAEALDVHRRLREALVEELGLEPGRAVQAAHQEVLGGAAPQRGGPLGRAAGGAPATSATAISGLPRDVASFTGRSAELHHLLEACQASITHEAGVIGIHAVDGMPGVGKSALAVHAAHRLAAGFPDGQIFLPLHAHTPGTPAVEPADALLGLLLSMGIGPGQIPAGLDARASLWRSRLAGKRILLVLDDARSSRQVAPLLPGTPGSLVLVTSRRRLPALPDAVPVTLDVLPADEAAALFIAKAGRPELTAQDAAVRELVRLCGYLPLALALTAARLRHHQSWTVADLLADLGATSGRLSVLRAEGLSVAAAFDLSYRDLAPDQRGLLRSLGLHVGDDIDARAAAALAGTDLRTARRLLEELEDHHLIEEPVRGRYRMHDLIREHARDLAENGGRDGDGHGSGSGGEGPGARAAAVDRLLDHYLAGAQAADQHIARHHPVPRGSLGARPDTVPDFADLAQADAWLRAERVNLHAAVEYAAAHGRPEHAIALPVAMHEFLRGQGRWHQSRVLHGIALEVADRTGDRTGRADALTNLGVLDSLSCELTLAEERYREALALYLETGEGLGEARVLGLLGDVLYLQNRCEESARSNEQSLERYRALGNRRGEATAGLNLGYVHYLLTQYDQAVTHLRPALELFRVLGYRLGEANSLSALSAVQEILGQYKESAAGHRAAFALFQGLGNRFGQANTLFSLGTVEQFTGQYALSAEHQQAAGEIYREMGYQNGLANTLINLGYVLRVTGRYEQAEAALREALHLDREHGLVRGELNALLQLGHLLLETGRAGTAVEYAEKAVTGFEESEHNLGHARALACLALARHATGDHAGAADALDRALPVSRELAGPAEAEVLNQIGRVALLMALDGRPTDGGPTIVGAPAGGQAGEGAGAAAGAAEQALAHHERALEIVRPMAFPLQQVLALEGIGACLCHLGDADRGHARLREALRLAEPLGTPDAARIRAHLEGCDSERG; encoded by the coding sequence ATGCACTTCAGCCTGCTGGGCCCGCTCACCGTCCAGGACAGCGCCGGCCTGGCGCTCCCGCTCTCCTCGCCGAAGGCTCGGCTGCTGCTCGCGATGCTCCTCCTGCAGCCCAACGAGGCGGTGTCCCGGGACCGGTTGGTGGCGGCGCTGTGGGGAGAGGATCCGCCCGCGACGGCGAGCACCGCGCTGAACAACCAGGTCGTGCAGGTGCGCCGGGTCCTGGCGGCGGCCTGCGCACCCGGCGAGCCGTCGCGGCTGCGCACCGCCGCGCCCGGCTACCTGCTGGAGGTGCGGGAGGGCGAGCTGGACGCCGAGGTCTTCACCCGCCGGCTCGACACGGCCGGGGCCGCAGCGGCCGACGGGGACTGGGCGAGGGCCGGCGCGGAGGCGGCCGCGGCGCTCGCGCTCTGGCGGGGCACCCCGCTCGTCGACCTGCCCACACTGGCCGACGCGTCGACGGCGCGGATCCACGAGCTCACCCTGTCGCACCAGCAGGCCCTGGAGTGGCACTTCGAGGCGGAACTGCAGCTCGGCCGCCACCAGGGCCTGATCCCCGAACTGACCCGGGCGGCCGCCGAGCACCCGCTGCGCGAGGCGTTCCACCGCCAGCTCATGCTCGCCCTGCACCGCAGCGCGCGGACGGCGGAAGCCCTGGACGTCCACCGCCGACTGCGCGAGGCCCTGGTCGAGGAGCTGGGGCTGGAACCGGGCCGGGCCGTGCAGGCCGCCCACCAGGAAGTCCTCGGCGGTGCCGCCCCGCAACGCGGCGGTCCTCTCGGTCGAGCGGCCGGTGGAGCACCGGCGACCTCCGCCACGGCGATCTCGGGGCTCCCCCGGGACGTGGCCTCCTTCACCGGCCGCTCGGCCGAGCTGCACCACCTGCTCGAGGCCTGCCAGGCCAGCATCACCCACGAGGCCGGCGTCATCGGGATCCACGCGGTGGACGGCATGCCCGGCGTCGGCAAGAGCGCCCTGGCGGTGCACGCCGCGCACCGGCTGGCCGCCGGGTTCCCGGACGGCCAGATCTTCCTGCCGCTGCACGCCCACACGCCCGGGACTCCGGCCGTCGAACCCGCCGACGCGCTGCTCGGCCTGCTGCTGTCGATGGGCATCGGGCCCGGGCAGATACCCGCCGGTCTGGACGCCCGGGCGAGCCTGTGGCGCAGCCGACTGGCCGGCAAGCGGATCCTGCTGGTCCTCGACGACGCCCGCAGCAGCAGGCAGGTCGCTCCGTTGCTGCCCGGCACCCCCGGGAGTCTGGTGCTGGTCACCAGCCGACGGCGGCTGCCCGCGCTGCCGGACGCCGTGCCCGTCACCCTCGACGTGCTGCCGGCGGACGAGGCCGCCGCCCTGTTCATCGCGAAGGCCGGGCGCCCCGAGCTGACGGCCCAGGACGCGGCGGTCCGTGAGCTGGTGCGCCTGTGCGGGTACCTGCCGCTGGCGCTGGCCCTGACCGCGGCCCGGCTGCGCCACCACCAGAGCTGGACGGTGGCCGACCTGCTCGCGGACCTGGGGGCGACCAGCGGCAGGCTGTCCGTCCTGCGCGCCGAGGGCCTGTCGGTGGCCGCCGCCTTCGACCTCTCCTACCGCGACCTGGCCCCCGATCAGCGTGGCCTGCTCCGGAGCCTTGGCCTGCACGTCGGCGACGACATCGACGCCCGGGCCGCGGCCGCCCTCGCCGGCACCGATCTGCGTACGGCCCGCCGGCTGCTGGAGGAGTTGGAGGACCACCACCTGATCGAGGAGCCGGTGCGCGGCCGCTACCGGATGCACGACCTGATCCGCGAGCACGCCCGCGACCTCGCCGAGAACGGGGGCCGGGACGGGGACGGGCACGGGAGCGGAAGCGGAGGCGAGGGGCCGGGCGCACGCGCGGCGGCCGTGGACCGGCTGCTGGACCACTACCTGGCCGGCGCGCAGGCCGCCGACCAGCACATCGCCCGCCACCACCCGGTGCCGCGGGGCTCCCTGGGCGCCCGCCCGGACACCGTCCCGGACTTCGCGGACCTGGCGCAGGCGGACGCCTGGCTCCGGGCGGAGCGCGTCAACCTGCACGCGGCCGTCGAGTACGCCGCCGCCCACGGGCGCCCCGAGCACGCCATCGCCCTGCCAGTGGCGATGCACGAGTTCCTGCGCGGTCAGGGCCGCTGGCACCAGTCGCGCGTGCTGCACGGCATCGCCCTCGAGGTCGCCGACCGCACCGGCGACCGGACCGGGCGGGCGGACGCGCTCACCAATCTGGGCGTACTGGACTCACTGTCCTGCGAGTTGACGCTGGCGGAGGAGCGCTACCGGGAGGCCCTCGCGCTGTACCTGGAGACGGGCGAGGGGCTCGGCGAGGCGCGCGTGCTCGGCCTCCTCGGCGACGTGCTGTACCTCCAGAACCGGTGCGAGGAGTCCGCACGCAGCAACGAGCAGTCGCTCGAACGCTACCGGGCGCTCGGCAACCGGCGGGGTGAGGCCACCGCCGGTCTGAACCTGGGGTACGTCCACTACCTGCTGACCCAGTACGACCAGGCGGTGACGCACCTGCGACCCGCGCTGGAGCTGTTCCGTGTCCTCGGCTACCGGCTCGGGGAGGCCAACAGCCTCAGCGCCCTGTCGGCGGTCCAGGAGATCCTCGGTCAGTACAAGGAGTCCGCCGCCGGCCACCGTGCGGCGTTCGCCCTCTTCCAGGGGCTGGGCAACCGCTTCGGCCAGGCGAACACGCTGTTCAGCCTCGGCACGGTGGAACAGTTCACGGGGCAGTACGCGCTGTCCGCCGAGCATCAGCAGGCGGCCGGGGAGATCTACCGCGAAATGGGCTACCAGAACGGGTTGGCGAACACGCTCATCAACCTGGGCTACGTCCTGCGCGTGACGGGGCGTTACGAGCAGGCCGAGGCCGCGTTGCGCGAGGCGCTGCACCTCGACCGGGAACACGGCCTGGTCCGCGGGGAGTTGAACGCACTGCTGCAGCTGGGCCATCTCCTGCTGGAGACCGGACGCGCCGGGACCGCCGTCGAGTACGCGGAGAAGGCGGTGACCGGTTTCGAGGAGAGCGAGCACAACCTCGGCCACGCCCGGGCACTGGCCTGCCTGGCCCTCGCGCGGCACGCGACGGGTGACCACGCGGGTGCCGCGGACGCGCTGGACCGGGCGCTGCCGGTCTCCCGCGAGCTGGCCGGTCCGGCCGAGGCGGAGGTCCTCAACCAGATCGGCCGGGTGGCGCTGCTGATGGCCCTCGACGGCAGGCCGACGGACGGCGGGCCGACGATCGTCGGTGCGCCGGCCGGTGGGCAGGCCGGGGAAGGGGCCGGGGCAGCGGCCGGGGCCGCCGAGCAGGCGTTGGCTCACCACGAGCGGGCGCTGGAGATCGTCCGGCCCATGGCCTTTCCGCTGCAGCAGGTGCTCGCGCTGGAGGGCATCGGTGCTTGCCTGTGCCACCTCGGCGACGCCGACCGCGGTCACGCCCGGCTGCGCGAGGCCCTGCGGCTCGCCGAACCGCTGGGCACGCCCGATGCCGCCCGGATCCGGGCGCACCTGGAGGGCTGCGACAGCGAACGCGGCTGA
- a CDS encoding SDR family NAD(P)-dependent oxidoreductase, translating into MMINPCRYPVLLPAPRTRHRSCVLKSLHRKVAIVTGATSGIGARIAEVFAAEGAHVVLAGRREREGQQRAAALGESATFVRCDVSVEADVEALVAHAVERYGRLDIMVNNAGGPGNMASVTDFDPAVFARTLAVHVTGVMLGIKHAGRQMAAQRSGSIINVASLAGKIAGWSGLDYSTAKAAVLHLTRCAAVDLGEHEVRVNSVSPGFVPTGIFAKGAGADASAADATAASVAEAFKPLLDSSQPIPGTVRTDDVAAAALWFAGDASRLVTGQDLAVDGGMTAGRPAAVSRAERTRVRDTLSS; encoded by the coding sequence ATGATGATCAACCCTTGCCGTTACCCGGTCCTGTTGCCTGCGCCTCGGACCCGACACCGGAGTTGCGTTTTGAAGAGTCTGCACCGCAAGGTCGCCATCGTCACCGGGGCGACAAGCGGCATTGGAGCCCGTATTGCGGAGGTGTTCGCCGCCGAGGGCGCCCACGTCGTCCTCGCCGGGCGCCGCGAGCGGGAGGGACAGCAGCGGGCCGCGGCACTGGGCGAGTCGGCGACCTTCGTGCGCTGCGACGTGTCGGTGGAGGCGGACGTGGAGGCACTGGTCGCCCACGCCGTCGAGCGCTACGGGCGGCTCGACATCATGGTCAACAATGCAGGCGGGCCAGGGAACATGGCGTCGGTCACCGACTTCGACCCGGCCGTGTTCGCACGGACGCTGGCGGTCCATGTCACGGGCGTCATGCTGGGCATCAAGCACGCCGGACGGCAGATGGCCGCCCAGCGCTCGGGAAGCATCATCAATGTGGCGAGCCTGGCGGGAAAGATCGCCGGCTGGTCCGGCCTGGACTACTCGACCGCCAAGGCCGCGGTGCTCCACCTGACCCGGTGCGCGGCGGTGGACCTGGGTGAGCACGAGGTTCGCGTGAACAGCGTGTCCCCCGGTTTCGTGCCGACCGGCATCTTCGCCAAGGGCGCCGGAGCCGACGCATCGGCTGCTGACGCCACGGCCGCTTCGGTAGCCGAGGCGTTCAAGCCACTGCTGGACTCCAGCCAACCGATCCCCGGCACCGTCCGGACCGACGACGTGGCCGCTGCGGCACTGTGGTTCGCCGGCGACGCCAGCCGTCTGGTCACCGGGCAGGACCTCGCGGTCGACGGTGGCATGACGGCCGGGCGCCCCGCCGCCGTCTCGCGAGCCGAACGGACCCGCGTGCGCGACACACTCTCCTCCTGA
- a CDS encoding FAD-dependent oxidoreductase — protein sequence MTVVISGGGPAGMMLGLLLARAHVEVTVLEKHADFLRDFRGDTVHASTVRLMDELGLGREFAALPQSRLGDMELPVSDGRRVRMTDFARLPAPYNYIAMVPQWDLLNLLAETARREPAFTLRMNTEATGLLRQGGKVVGVRYRTRDGEEGELRADLTVAADGRHSALRQDAGLVPEELPVPFDTWWLRLPRHPEEQAEESRLIPSFGTGAFALSLTRNDYFQISYSTAKGSDARLRAEGIERFRARIAELMPRFADRVDHLSSMDDVHLLEVRLNRLRRWYTDGLLLIGDAAHAMSPAGGVGINLAIQDAVATAALLAEPLRRGRLTTADLARVQRRRRGPMMIMQRLQLMLQQSFFVPVLRGSRTTAPGPVVLAARHLPAFRHLVSRLIAVGPRPEHAPAFARRSPVGAEAAQ from the coding sequence ATGACTGTCGTCATCTCGGGGGGTGGACCGGCCGGCATGATGCTGGGCCTGCTGCTGGCACGGGCCCACGTCGAGGTCACGGTGCTGGAGAAGCACGCCGACTTCCTGCGCGACTTCCGCGGCGACACCGTCCACGCCTCCACCGTGCGCTTAATGGACGAACTCGGCCTGGGCCGGGAGTTCGCCGCGCTGCCGCAGAGCAGGCTCGGCGACATGGAGCTGCCCGTCTCGGACGGCCGACGCGTGCGGATGACCGACTTCGCGCGCCTGCCCGCGCCGTACAACTACATCGCGATGGTCCCGCAGTGGGACCTGCTCAACCTCCTCGCCGAAACGGCCCGCCGCGAACCCGCCTTCACCCTGCGGATGAACACCGAGGCGACCGGACTGCTCCGGCAGGGCGGCAAGGTCGTCGGCGTCCGCTACCGCACCCGCGACGGAGAGGAGGGCGAGCTCCGGGCCGACCTCACCGTCGCCGCCGACGGCCGCCACTCCGCGCTGCGGCAGGACGCCGGCCTGGTGCCGGAGGAGCTCCCGGTCCCCTTCGACACCTGGTGGCTGCGGCTGCCCAGGCACCCCGAGGAGCAGGCCGAGGAGAGCAGGCTGATCCCCTCCTTCGGGACCGGAGCCTTCGCGCTGAGCCTCACCAGGAACGACTACTTCCAGATCTCCTACTCCACCGCGAAGGGCTCCGACGCCCGCCTGCGCGCCGAAGGCATCGAACGGTTCCGGGCGCGGATCGCCGAGTTGATGCCCCGCTTCGCGGACCGGGTCGACCACCTGTCGAGCATGGACGACGTCCACCTGCTGGAGGTCCGGCTCAACCGGCTGCGCCGCTGGTACACCGACGGCCTGCTGCTCATCGGCGACGCCGCGCACGCGATGTCCCCGGCCGGCGGAGTGGGGATCAACCTCGCGATCCAGGACGCCGTTGCAACGGCCGCCCTGCTCGCCGAGCCGCTGCGACGCGGCCGGCTGACCACCGCCGACCTGGCCAGGGTCCAGCGCCGGCGCCGGGGACCGATGATGATCATGCAGCGGCTGCAGCTGATGCTGCAGCAGTCCTTCTTCGTCCCGGTGCTGCGGGGCAGCCGTACTACCGCGCCCGGCCCGGTGGTCCTGGCCGCCCGCCACCTGCCCGCCTTCCGCCACCTCGTCTCGCGGCTGATCGCCGTGGGGCCGCGACCGGAACACGCCCCGGCCTTCGCCCGACGCTCCCCGGTGGGGGCGGAGGCGGCGCAGTAG
- a CDS encoding TetR/AcrR family transcriptional regulator, with protein sequence MSKHDQLQDLVAAALAEARKRGTDVADLPLTAIATAAGVSRSTLLRRLGGSRGALDEAVRQSGVDPGGRPPVRERAIEATAHLAAELGLGAVTLDAVAERAGCSLPSLHTVFEGRDGLLAAVYERFGPLTELEALAADPPEQLEDTVRELCRAVVTAFQREPRVIPALFADLFSRPDGPAAHAMRGYYPRLYHCLDRLLLPHVTAGRLREMPLPLLTHLLLGPILAHLLLRPVIGPTMGSDLPPVEEVCELFTETYLRALAQVQ encoded by the coding sequence ATGTCGAAGCATGATCAGCTGCAGGACCTGGTGGCCGCCGCCCTCGCGGAGGCGCGCAAGCGCGGCACGGACGTCGCGGACCTCCCGCTGACGGCGATCGCCACGGCCGCCGGAGTCTCGCGCAGCACGCTGCTGCGCAGGCTCGGCGGCTCCCGGGGCGCGCTGGACGAGGCGGTGCGACAGTCCGGCGTCGATCCTGGCGGCCGGCCGCCGGTGCGCGAGCGCGCGATCGAGGCGACGGCCCACCTGGCGGCCGAGCTCGGCCTGGGCGCGGTGACCCTGGACGCCGTCGCGGAGCGGGCCGGGTGCTCACTGCCCAGCCTGCACACGGTGTTCGAGGGCCGGGACGGCCTGCTCGCGGCGGTCTACGAGCGGTTCGGCCCCCTGACCGAGCTGGAAGCGCTCGCCGCCGACCCGCCCGAGCAGCTGGAGGACACCGTGCGGGAGCTCTGCCGCGCGGTGGTCACGGCGTTCCAGCGTGAGCCCCGGGTCATCCCGGCCCTCTTCGCGGACCTCTTCAGCCGGCCGGACGGACCCGCCGCCCACGCCATGCGGGGCTACTACCCGCGCCTGTACCACTGCCTCGACCGGCTGCTGCTCCCCCACGTGACGGCGGGCCGGCTGCGCGAGATGCCGCTGCCGCTCCTGACGCACCTGCTGCTGGGACCGATCCTCGCCCACCTGCTGCTGCGGCCCGTCATCGGACCCACCATGGGCAGCGACCTGCCGCCGGTGGAGGAGGTCTGCGAACTCTTCACCGAGACCTACCTGCGCGCCCTCGCGCAGGTGCAGTAG
- a CDS encoding transcriptional regulator, with the protein MDQLLLDPTRLTIVSLVSATTWCEFAFVRDHAGLSDSALSKQLTTLSGADLVEIRKGYVGKRRCTWVRATAGGRDRLRAHVAALQQIADRAEQAAANHPDDDADTGVGPGADPQ; encoded by the coding sequence TTGGATCAGCTCCTCCTGGATCCGACCAGGTTGACCATCGTCTCGCTGGTGTCCGCGACCACCTGGTGCGAGTTCGCCTTCGTCCGCGACCATGCCGGGCTGAGCGACTCGGCGCTGTCCAAGCAGCTCACCACGCTCAGCGGCGCCGACCTCGTCGAGATCCGCAAGGGCTACGTCGGAAAGCGGCGCTGCACCTGGGTGCGGGCCACCGCCGGCGGCCGGGACCGGCTGCGCGCACACGTGGCCGCGCTCCAGCAGATAGCAGACCGCGCCGAGCAGGCCGCCGCGAACCACCCCGACGACGACGCCGACACGGGCGTGGGCCCCGGTGCCGACCCGCAGTGA
- a CDS encoding diguanylate cyclase domain-containing protein: MSSTTAVGQRIALWTAPEEVAARLGGDEFVVLARRDPHLQDRLTALRTTICAPVTHQGVSLTVGASLGTARVTRSHDLSAALGRADQKMYEVKGRGRRGRTKRTDTYRWQRRHHEEGIACSAVHRFLKRLGLSQPGLSRLHSSRRHQRHDRRHPRYDKQLPGSPALDDLGTIGA; this comes from the coding sequence GTGAGCTCCACGACCGCAGTGGGGCAGCGGATCGCCCTCTGGACCGCACCCGAGGAGGTGGCCGCACGGCTCGGCGGCGACGAGTTCGTGGTCCTCGCACGGCGGGACCCACACCTGCAGGACCGGCTGACCGCGCTGCGCACCACCATCTGCGCTCCCGTCACCCACCAGGGCGTGTCCCTCACGGTCGGGGCGTCGCTGGGAACGGCCCGGGTGACACGATCCCACGACCTGTCCGCGGCACTGGGCCGGGCGGACCAGAAGATGTACGAGGTCAAGGGCCGAGGCCGCCGAGGCCGTACCAAGAGGACCGACACCTACCGGTGGCAGCGGCGCCACCACGAGGAGGGCATCGCCTGCTCCGCCGTCCACCGCTTCCTCAAGCGGCTGGGCCTGAGCCAGCCGGGCCTGAGCCGGCTGCACTCCTCCCGGCGCCACCAGCGCCACGACAGGCGCCACCCCCGCTACGACAAGCAACTGCCCGGCAGCCCGGCGCTCGACGACCTGGGGACCATCGGCGCCTGA
- a CDS encoding DUF6308 family protein, whose translation MASPAGFSVASLSPLGQRLRVLLGADRVVDDLRRYFGVGLPPGAAPFTGSRFEHLGGGGDRPGTADRITAEDLVAVQTLSVTVPAPVALDLLEGSLGVRLSALLRAIPREQEMTGTDPSDLAPGSPADRAWHLLRDRPDVGWVIAGKLLARKRPRLLPVYDRVVRCALGRPPSFWLSLRTALSEDDGSLYQSLLDLRQAAGLPRTVSALRVCDVAVWRSHRALGHACR comes from the coding sequence GTGGCCTCTCCCGCCGGTTTCTCCGTCGCGTCGCTGTCCCCGCTGGGGCAGCGGCTGCGTGTGCTGCTCGGCGCCGATCGCGTCGTGGACGACCTGCGCCGGTACTTCGGGGTCGGCCTGCCACCGGGCGCGGCACCGTTCACGGGCAGCCGGTTCGAGCACCTGGGCGGCGGGGGAGACCGGCCCGGGACCGCCGACCGGATCACGGCGGAGGACCTGGTCGCGGTGCAGACCCTGTCCGTCACCGTTCCGGCGCCGGTCGCGCTCGACCTCCTGGAGGGTTCCCTCGGCGTGCGGCTGTCCGCTCTGCTGCGGGCCATTCCAAGGGAGCAGGAGATGACCGGAACCGATCCGTCCGACCTGGCCCCCGGTTCACCGGCGGACCGGGCCTGGCACCTGCTTCGTGACCGGCCCGATGTCGGATGGGTCATCGCAGGGAAGCTGCTGGCCCGGAAGCGTCCGCGCCTGCTCCCGGTCTACGACCGAGTGGTGCGGTGCGCGCTGGGCCGCCCGCCGTCCTTCTGGCTGTCCCTTCGGACCGCGTTGTCCGAGGACGACGGTTCGCTGTACCAGAGCCTGCTCGACCTGAGGCAGGCCGCGGGTCTGCCACGGACGGTCAGCGCGCTGCGCGTGTGCGACGTGGCGGTGTGGAGGAGCCACCGCGCCCTCGGCCACGCCTGCCGCTGA
- a CDS encoding trypsin-like serine peptidase, which produces MTKFPARHVTPSPKRTRAVRRAAAVASALLLGAGLAPAASAATPSAGSSDAEQLSTYWTAARMTAALPDRTEPAAVAAAPASDGPQPGEFIPPSRSFDGIPQAGTFFWTDAGGTGRTCSGSVVRSPGHDLVLSAGHCLTGSSGASPKRHLGFVPQYHDGLTPLGIFPVKDDGVYISQEYYDQGEHAGAAYDFAFAVTEPNQDGVRIQDAAGSVELLTGTGYQHAPVRMIGYPAGAQKPLECLSWTTRWVSDDPADPGTFERIACDGFVGGTSGGPMLVPWPGGWAVVGLIGGYHTGGNTPQVSYSAYFGSATRALYEAATTGAPPAGPTS; this is translated from the coding sequence ATGACAAAGTTTCCCGCCCGTCATGTCACCCCGTCACCGAAGAGGACGCGAGCCGTCAGGCGTGCCGCGGCAGTCGCGTCCGCCCTGCTGCTGGGCGCCGGGCTCGCGCCGGCGGCCTCCGCCGCAACGCCCAGCGCGGGCAGCTCGGATGCGGAGCAGCTCAGCACGTACTGGACCGCGGCCCGGATGACGGCCGCGCTGCCCGACCGGACCGAACCCGCCGCAGTGGCCGCGGCGCCCGCATCGGACGGGCCGCAGCCCGGCGAGTTCATCCCTCCGAGCAGGAGCTTCGACGGCATCCCGCAAGCCGGCACGTTCTTCTGGACCGACGCCGGCGGCACCGGCCGCACCTGCAGCGGCTCCGTGGTCCGCAGCCCCGGACACGACCTGGTGCTGAGCGCCGGACACTGCCTCACGGGATCCTCCGGCGCCTCCCCCAAGCGGCACCTGGGATTCGTTCCGCAGTACCACGACGGGCTCACGCCGCTCGGCATCTTCCCGGTCAAGGACGACGGCGTCTACATCTCGCAGGAGTACTACGACCAGGGTGAGCACGCCGGGGCCGCGTACGACTTCGCCTTCGCGGTGACCGAGCCCAACCAGGACGGCGTACGCATCCAGGACGCGGCCGGCTCAGTCGAGTTGCTCACCGGCACCGGCTACCAGCACGCTCCGGTACGGATGATCGGGTACCCGGCCGGCGCGCAGAAGCCCCTGGAGTGCCTGAGCTGGACCACCCGGTGGGTCAGCGACGACCCCGCGGATCCCGGCACCTTCGAACGCATCGCGTGCGACGGCTTCGTGGGCGGGACTTCGGGCGGCCCCATGCTGGTGCCGTGGCCGGGCGGATGGGCGGTGGTCGGACTCATCGGCGGCTACCACACCGGCGGCAACACCCCCCAGGTGTCCTACAGCGCCTACTTCGGCTCTGCCACCCGGGCCCTGTACGAAGCCGCGACCACCGGCGCACCCCCGGCGGGCCCGACCTCCTGA